The Mixophyes fleayi isolate aMixFle1 chromosome 1, aMixFle1.hap1, whole genome shotgun sequence genome includes a region encoding these proteins:
- the ADD1 gene encoding alpha-adducin isoform X11 — MNGDADAGVVTSPPPTNAPHKEKYFDRVDENNPEYLRERNMAPDLRQDFNMMEQKKRVSMILQSPAFCDELETMIQDQLKKGKNPTGLLALQQIADFMTTSVPSVYPSAPQGGMAALNLSLGMVTPVNDLRGSDSIAYEKGEKLLRCKLAAFYRLADLFGWSQLIYNHITVRVSSEQEHFLIVPFGLLYSEVTASSLVKINLQGDLIDRGSTNLGVNKAGFTLHSAIYAARPDVKCIVHIHTAAGAAVSAMKCGLLPLSPEALCLGEVTYHDYHGILVDEEEKILIQKNLGPRSRVLILRNHGLVTMGETVEEAFYYIHQLVSACEIQVRTLASAGGPDNLVLLDPGKYKKSRSPESPSGEAVTHPKWLIGEQEFEALMRMLDNLGYRTGYPYRCPALRDKAKKYSDVEIPASVTGYSFGSDGDSGSCSPLRHSFQKQQREKTKWLNSGRADDAPDEGQNGGSPKSKTKWTKEDGLRTATSAVPNLFVPLNTDPKEVQEMRNKIREQNLQDIKTAGPQSQVLCGGMVDRSMAQRLSVYKDAPLSDCAETIDGFDLSEQAFSPAKTYSVRKGELITASKAIIEKEYQPRVIISTAGPNPFNKLTDRELDEYRKEVERKQKDAEEGEITFPDVPVTSARAEDAAGDVQVLPAEVLEENTMVCQDLLVDQLPVIEVSTLEVERVDVSLEEPNKPESPHREFHTAVVRALNTNSSVLPSNSDQPEELAEQKDTIPDHSLARTPPSTPNRQEGDGYAKEYLLP, encoded by the exons ATGAACGGTGATGCGGATGCAGGGGTGGTGACCTCGCCACCCCCAACAAATGCTCCACACAAAGAGAAGTATTTTGACCGGGTGGATGAGAATAACCCAGAGTACCTGAGAGAACGCAATATGGCACCAGACCTTCGCCAGGACTTCAACATGATGGAGCAGAAGAAGAGGGTTTCCATGATTCTTCAGAGTCCG GCCTTTTGCGACGAACTGGAAACTATGATCCAAGACCaacttaaaaaaggaaaaaacccCACTGGGTTATTGGCACTACAGCAAATAGCAGACTTCATGACTACAAGCGTACCGAGTGTTTACCCATCAGCCCCTCAAGGAGGAATGGCTGCATTAAACCTAA GCTTGGGAATGGTAACTCCTGTGAATGATCTAAGAGGATCTGACTCTATTGCTTATGAAAAGGGAGAGAAGTTGCTTCGGTGTAAATTGGCCGCATTTTATCGATTAGCAGATTTGTTTGGATGGTCCCAGTTGATCTACAATCACATTACT GTCAGAGTGAGTTCAGAACAAGAACACTTCCTGATTGTCCCCTTTGGTCTCCTCTACAGTGAAGTTACAGCTTCTAGTCTG GTTAAAATCAATCTGCAAGGTGATCTGATTGATCGTGGCAGCACAAACCTGGGAGTGAATAAAGCTGGATTCACATTGCATTCTGCGATTTATGCTGCTCGACCTGATGTGAAATGCATTGTCCATATCCACACCGCTGCTGGGGCCGCA GTGTCTGCAATGAAATGTGGCTTGTTGCCTCTGTCTCCGGAAGCCCTGTGTTTAGGAGAAGTGACTTATCACGACTATCATGGCATACTGGTTGACGAAGAAGAGAAAATATTAATACAGAAGAACTTGGGTCCTAGAAGCCGA GTACTTATTCTCCGAAATCATGGACTGGTAACTATGGGAGAGACCGTTGAAGAGGCTTTTTATTATATACACCAGCTCGTGTCTGCTTGCGAGATTCAG GTACGCACCCTGGCCAGTGCCGGGGGTCCAGATAACTTGGTACTACTAGACCCTGGAAAATACAAAAAGTCCCGTTCACCTGAGTCACCATCTGGAGAAGCGGTTACACACCCAAAATGGCTCATTGGGGAGCAGGAGTTTGAAGCCCTCATGCGAATGCTGGATAACCTG GGATATAGAACCGGCTACCCCTATCGATGCCCTGCCCTGCGAGACAAGGCCAAAAAGTACAGTGACGTAGAGATCCCCGCCAGTGTCACTGGCTACTCCTTTGGCAGTGACGGTGACTCGGGCTCGTGTTCCCCTCTCAGACACAGTTTTCAGAAACAGCAGCGCGAGAAGACAAAGTGGCTGAACTCTGGTAGAGCAGATGACGCCCCAGATGAAGGGCAGAACGGAGGCAGCCCCAAGTCGAAGACTAAG TGGACTAAGGAGGACGGGCTTAGAACGGCCACCTCTGCTGTCCCTAACCTGTTTGTTCCATTGAACACAGACCCCAAGGAAGTACAAGAAATGAGGAACAAG ATAAGGGAACAGAACTTACAAGACATTAAGACTGCCGGTCCCCAGTCCCAGGTCCTGTGTGGGGGCATGGTGGACAGGAGCATGGCGCAG AGACTGTCTGTGTATAAG GATGCACCTCTGTCAGACTGTGCGGAAACTATTGATGGGTTCGATCTGTCAGAGCAGGCCTTTAGTCCAGCTAAAACCTACTCAGTTAGAAAG GGAGAACTGATTACGGCTTCCAAGGCCATCATTGAGAAGGAGTACCAGCCACGCGTTATTATCAGCACAGCCGGCCCCAACCCCTTCAACAAGCTGACAGACCGAGAGCTGGATGAGTATCGCAAGGAAGTGGAGCGCAAGCAGAAGGATGCTGAAG AGGGTGAAATTACGTTTCCGGATGTTCCAGTGACCTCTGCAAGAGCAGAAGATGCAGCAGGTGATGTACAGGTTCTCCCAGCAGAAGTCTTGGAAGAGAACACCATGGTTTGTCAGGACCTATTGGTAGACCAGTTACCAGTGATAGAGGTGTCTACTCTAGAAGTGGAAAGAGTGGACGTTTCTCTGGAAGAGCCAAATAAACCGGAGTCTCCTCACAGAGAGTTTCACACAGCCGTCGTCCGAGCCCTTAACACCAACTCCAGTGTCTTGCCTAGTAATTCAG ATCAGCCAGAAGAGTTGGCAGAACAGAAGGACACTATTCCTGACCACTCTTTAGCCCGTACACCTCCCAGTACCCCCAACAGACAAGAAG GAGATGGATATGCTAAAGAGTACCTGTTACCATAG
- the ADD1 gene encoding alpha-adducin isoform X7, with amino-acid sequence MNGDADAGVVTSPPPTNAPHKEKYFDRVDENNPEYLRERNMAPDLRQDFNMMEQKKRVSMILQSPAFCDELETMIQDQLKKGKNPTGLLALQQIADFMTTSVPSVYPSAPQGGMAALNLSLGMVTPVNDLRGSDSIAYEKGEKLLRCKLAAFYRLADLFGWSQLIYNHITVRVSSEQEHFLIVPFGLLYSEVTASSLVKINLQGDLIDRGSTNLGVNKAGFTLHSAIYAARPDVKCIVHIHTAAGAAVSAMKCGLLPLSPEALCLGEVTYHDYHGILVDEEEKILIQKNLGPRSRVLILRNHGLVTMGETVEEAFYYIHQLVSACEIQVRTLASAGGPDNLVLLDPGKYKKSRSPESPSGEAVTHPKWLIGEQEFEALMRMLDNLGYRTGYPYRCPALRDKAKKYSDVEIPASVTGYSFGSDGDSGSCSPLRHSFQKQQREKTKWLNSGRADDAPDEGQNGGSPKSKTKVWTNITHDHVKPLLQSLSSGVCVPSCITNCLWTKEDGLRTATSAVPNLFVPLNTDPKEVQEMRNKIREQNLQDIKTAGPQSQVLCGGMVDRSMAQRLSVYKDAPLSDCAETIDGFDLSEQAFSPAKTYSVRKGELITASKAIIEKEYQPRVIISTAGPNPFNKLTDRELDEYRKEVERKQKDAEEGEITFPDVPVTSARAEDAAGDVQVLPAEVLEENTMVCQDLLVDQLPVIEVSTLEVERVDVSLEEPNKPESPHREFHTAVVRALNTNSSVLPSNSDQPEELAEQKDTIPDHSLARTPPSTPNRQEGDGYAKEYLLP; translated from the exons ATGAACGGTGATGCGGATGCAGGGGTGGTGACCTCGCCACCCCCAACAAATGCTCCACACAAAGAGAAGTATTTTGACCGGGTGGATGAGAATAACCCAGAGTACCTGAGAGAACGCAATATGGCACCAGACCTTCGCCAGGACTTCAACATGATGGAGCAGAAGAAGAGGGTTTCCATGATTCTTCAGAGTCCG GCCTTTTGCGACGAACTGGAAACTATGATCCAAGACCaacttaaaaaaggaaaaaacccCACTGGGTTATTGGCACTACAGCAAATAGCAGACTTCATGACTACAAGCGTACCGAGTGTTTACCCATCAGCCCCTCAAGGAGGAATGGCTGCATTAAACCTAA GCTTGGGAATGGTAACTCCTGTGAATGATCTAAGAGGATCTGACTCTATTGCTTATGAAAAGGGAGAGAAGTTGCTTCGGTGTAAATTGGCCGCATTTTATCGATTAGCAGATTTGTTTGGATGGTCCCAGTTGATCTACAATCACATTACT GTCAGAGTGAGTTCAGAACAAGAACACTTCCTGATTGTCCCCTTTGGTCTCCTCTACAGTGAAGTTACAGCTTCTAGTCTG GTTAAAATCAATCTGCAAGGTGATCTGATTGATCGTGGCAGCACAAACCTGGGAGTGAATAAAGCTGGATTCACATTGCATTCTGCGATTTATGCTGCTCGACCTGATGTGAAATGCATTGTCCATATCCACACCGCTGCTGGGGCCGCA GTGTCTGCAATGAAATGTGGCTTGTTGCCTCTGTCTCCGGAAGCCCTGTGTTTAGGAGAAGTGACTTATCACGACTATCATGGCATACTGGTTGACGAAGAAGAGAAAATATTAATACAGAAGAACTTGGGTCCTAGAAGCCGA GTACTTATTCTCCGAAATCATGGACTGGTAACTATGGGAGAGACCGTTGAAGAGGCTTTTTATTATATACACCAGCTCGTGTCTGCTTGCGAGATTCAG GTACGCACCCTGGCCAGTGCCGGGGGTCCAGATAACTTGGTACTACTAGACCCTGGAAAATACAAAAAGTCCCGTTCACCTGAGTCACCATCTGGAGAAGCGGTTACACACCCAAAATGGCTCATTGGGGAGCAGGAGTTTGAAGCCCTCATGCGAATGCTGGATAACCTG GGATATAGAACCGGCTACCCCTATCGATGCCCTGCCCTGCGAGACAAGGCCAAAAAGTACAGTGACGTAGAGATCCCCGCCAGTGTCACTGGCTACTCCTTTGGCAGTGACGGTGACTCGGGCTCGTGTTCCCCTCTCAGACACAGTTTTCAGAAACAGCAGCGCGAGAAGACAAAGTGGCTGAACTCTGGTAGAGCAGATGACGCCCCAGATGAAGGGCAGAACGGAGGCAGCCCCAAGTCGAAGACTAAGGTGTGGACGAACATTACACACGATCACGTGAAACCCTTGCTGCAGTCTCTCTCGTCCGGTGTCTGCGTGCCAAGCTGTATAACCAACTGCTTG TGGACTAAGGAGGACGGGCTTAGAACGGCCACCTCTGCTGTCCCTAACCTGTTTGTTCCATTGAACACAGACCCCAAGGAAGTACAAGAAATGAGGAACAAG ATAAGGGAACAGAACTTACAAGACATTAAGACTGCCGGTCCCCAGTCCCAGGTCCTGTGTGGGGGCATGGTGGACAGGAGCATGGCGCAG AGACTGTCTGTGTATAAG GATGCACCTCTGTCAGACTGTGCGGAAACTATTGATGGGTTCGATCTGTCAGAGCAGGCCTTTAGTCCAGCTAAAACCTACTCAGTTAGAAAG GGAGAACTGATTACGGCTTCCAAGGCCATCATTGAGAAGGAGTACCAGCCACGCGTTATTATCAGCACAGCCGGCCCCAACCCCTTCAACAAGCTGACAGACCGAGAGCTGGATGAGTATCGCAAGGAAGTGGAGCGCAAGCAGAAGGATGCTGAAG AGGGTGAAATTACGTTTCCGGATGTTCCAGTGACCTCTGCAAGAGCAGAAGATGCAGCAGGTGATGTACAGGTTCTCCCAGCAGAAGTCTTGGAAGAGAACACCATGGTTTGTCAGGACCTATTGGTAGACCAGTTACCAGTGATAGAGGTGTCTACTCTAGAAGTGGAAAGAGTGGACGTTTCTCTGGAAGAGCCAAATAAACCGGAGTCTCCTCACAGAGAGTTTCACACAGCCGTCGTCCGAGCCCTTAACACCAACTCCAGTGTCTTGCCTAGTAATTCAG ATCAGCCAGAAGAGTTGGCAGAACAGAAGGACACTATTCCTGACCACTCTTTAGCCCGTACACCTCCCAGTACCCCCAACAGACAAGAAG GAGATGGATATGCTAAAGAGTACCTGTTACCATA A
- the ADD1 gene encoding alpha-adducin isoform X1: MNGDADAGVVTSPPPTNAPHKEKYFDRVDENNPEYLRERNMAPDLRQDFNMMEQKKRVSMILQSPAFCDELETMIQDQLKKGKNPTGLLALQQIADFMTTSVPSVYPSAPQGGMAALNLSLGMVTPVNDLRGSDSIAYEKGEKLLRCKLAAFYRLADLFGWSQLIYNHITVRVSSEQEHFLIVPFGLLYSEVTASSLVKINLQGDLIDRGSTNLGVNKAGFTLHSAIYAARPDVKCIVHIHTAAGAAVSAMKCGLLPLSPEALCLGEVTYHDYHGILVDEEEKILIQKNLGPRSRVLILRNHGLVTMGETVEEAFYYIHQLVSACEIQVRTLASAGGPDNLVLLDPGKYKKSRSPESPSGEAVTHPKWLIGEQEFEALMRMLDNLGYRTGYPYRCPALRDKAKKYSDVEIPASVTGYSFGSDGDSGSCSPLRHSFQKQQREKTKWLNSGRADDAPDEGQNGGSPKSKTKVWTNITHDHVKPLLQSLSSGVCVPSCITNCLWTKEDGLRTATSAVPNLFVPLNTDPKEVQEMRNKIREQNLQDIKTAGPQSQVLCGGMVDRSMAQRLSVYKDAPLSDCAETIDGFDLSEQAFSPAKTYSVRKGELITASKAIIEKEYQPRVIISTAGPNPFNKLTDRELDEYRKEVERKQKDAEEGEITFPDVPVTSARAEDAAGDVQVLPAEVLEENTMVCQDLLVDQLPVIEVSTLEVERVDVSLEEPNKPESPHREFHTAVVRALNTNSSVLPSNSDQPEELAEQKDTIPDHSLARTPPSTPNRQEESQQEQTYKDDSDAATFKQTLPDLTPDEPSEALCFPASAKPNEEQPASGDEDLPKAHTETSHEEIKGLEPQNVESLPATPVAQDAVQADTTAADSAQQQADAAQAEVAPADAAQADAGSDESPGKSPSKKKKKFRTPSFLKKNKKKSES; this comes from the exons ATGAACGGTGATGCGGATGCAGGGGTGGTGACCTCGCCACCCCCAACAAATGCTCCACACAAAGAGAAGTATTTTGACCGGGTGGATGAGAATAACCCAGAGTACCTGAGAGAACGCAATATGGCACCAGACCTTCGCCAGGACTTCAACATGATGGAGCAGAAGAAGAGGGTTTCCATGATTCTTCAGAGTCCG GCCTTTTGCGACGAACTGGAAACTATGATCCAAGACCaacttaaaaaaggaaaaaacccCACTGGGTTATTGGCACTACAGCAAATAGCAGACTTCATGACTACAAGCGTACCGAGTGTTTACCCATCAGCCCCTCAAGGAGGAATGGCTGCATTAAACCTAA GCTTGGGAATGGTAACTCCTGTGAATGATCTAAGAGGATCTGACTCTATTGCTTATGAAAAGGGAGAGAAGTTGCTTCGGTGTAAATTGGCCGCATTTTATCGATTAGCAGATTTGTTTGGATGGTCCCAGTTGATCTACAATCACATTACT GTCAGAGTGAGTTCAGAACAAGAACACTTCCTGATTGTCCCCTTTGGTCTCCTCTACAGTGAAGTTACAGCTTCTAGTCTG GTTAAAATCAATCTGCAAGGTGATCTGATTGATCGTGGCAGCACAAACCTGGGAGTGAATAAAGCTGGATTCACATTGCATTCTGCGATTTATGCTGCTCGACCTGATGTGAAATGCATTGTCCATATCCACACCGCTGCTGGGGCCGCA GTGTCTGCAATGAAATGTGGCTTGTTGCCTCTGTCTCCGGAAGCCCTGTGTTTAGGAGAAGTGACTTATCACGACTATCATGGCATACTGGTTGACGAAGAAGAGAAAATATTAATACAGAAGAACTTGGGTCCTAGAAGCCGA GTACTTATTCTCCGAAATCATGGACTGGTAACTATGGGAGAGACCGTTGAAGAGGCTTTTTATTATATACACCAGCTCGTGTCTGCTTGCGAGATTCAG GTACGCACCCTGGCCAGTGCCGGGGGTCCAGATAACTTGGTACTACTAGACCCTGGAAAATACAAAAAGTCCCGTTCACCTGAGTCACCATCTGGAGAAGCGGTTACACACCCAAAATGGCTCATTGGGGAGCAGGAGTTTGAAGCCCTCATGCGAATGCTGGATAACCTG GGATATAGAACCGGCTACCCCTATCGATGCCCTGCCCTGCGAGACAAGGCCAAAAAGTACAGTGACGTAGAGATCCCCGCCAGTGTCACTGGCTACTCCTTTGGCAGTGACGGTGACTCGGGCTCGTGTTCCCCTCTCAGACACAGTTTTCAGAAACAGCAGCGCGAGAAGACAAAGTGGCTGAACTCTGGTAGAGCAGATGACGCCCCAGATGAAGGGCAGAACGGAGGCAGCCCCAAGTCGAAGACTAAGGTGTGGACGAACATTACACACGATCACGTGAAACCCTTGCTGCAGTCTCTCTCGTCCGGTGTCTGCGTGCCAAGCTGTATAACCAACTGCTTG TGGACTAAGGAGGACGGGCTTAGAACGGCCACCTCTGCTGTCCCTAACCTGTTTGTTCCATTGAACACAGACCCCAAGGAAGTACAAGAAATGAGGAACAAG ATAAGGGAACAGAACTTACAAGACATTAAGACTGCCGGTCCCCAGTCCCAGGTCCTGTGTGGGGGCATGGTGGACAGGAGCATGGCGCAG AGACTGTCTGTGTATAAG GATGCACCTCTGTCAGACTGTGCGGAAACTATTGATGGGTTCGATCTGTCAGAGCAGGCCTTTAGTCCAGCTAAAACCTACTCAGTTAGAAAG GGAGAACTGATTACGGCTTCCAAGGCCATCATTGAGAAGGAGTACCAGCCACGCGTTATTATCAGCACAGCCGGCCCCAACCCCTTCAACAAGCTGACAGACCGAGAGCTGGATGAGTATCGCAAGGAAGTGGAGCGCAAGCAGAAGGATGCTGAAG AGGGTGAAATTACGTTTCCGGATGTTCCAGTGACCTCTGCAAGAGCAGAAGATGCAGCAGGTGATGTACAGGTTCTCCCAGCAGAAGTCTTGGAAGAGAACACCATGGTTTGTCAGGACCTATTGGTAGACCAGTTACCAGTGATAGAGGTGTCTACTCTAGAAGTGGAAAGAGTGGACGTTTCTCTGGAAGAGCCAAATAAACCGGAGTCTCCTCACAGAGAGTTTCACACAGCCGTCGTCCGAGCCCTTAACACCAACTCCAGTGTCTTGCCTAGTAATTCAG ATCAGCCAGAAGAGTTGGCAGAACAGAAGGACACTATTCCTGACCACTCTTTAGCCCGTACACCTCCCAGTACCCCCAACAGACAAGAAG AATCTCAGCAGGAGCAGACTTACAAAGATGACAGTGATGCTGCAACCTTCAAGCAGACTCTTCCAGACCTGACCCCGGATGAACCATCTGAAGCCCTCTGCTTCCCAGCGTCTGCAAAACCAAATGAAGAACAACCGGCTTCTGGTGATGAAGACCTCCCAAAGGCCCATACAGAAACCTCTCATGAAGAAATTAAAGGACTTGAACCACAGAACGTTGAGTCTCTTCCTGCCACGCCGGTAGCCCAGGATGCCGTGCAGGCGGATACGACTGCGGCAGACTCGGCACAACAACAGGCGGACGCTGCGCAGGCAGAGGTGGCACCGGCAGACGCGGCACAGGCAGACGCTGGCAGCGACGAGTCTCCTGGAAAATCCCCCtccaaaaagaagaagaaattccGTACCCCTTCCTTCCTGAAGAAGAACAAAAAGAAGAGCGAGTCGTAA
- the ADD1 gene encoding alpha-adducin isoform X2, protein MNGDADAGVVTSPPPTNAPHKEKYFDRVDENNPEYLRERNMAPDLRQDFNMMEQKKRVSMILQSPAFCDELETMIQDQLKKGKNPTGLLALQQIADFMTTSVPSVYPSAPQGGMAALNLSLGMVTPVNDLRGSDSIAYEKGEKLLRCKLAAFYRLADLFGWSQLIYNHITVRVSSEQEHFLIVPFGLLYSEVTASSLVKINLQGDLIDRGSTNLGVNKAGFTLHSAIYAARPDVKCIVHIHTAAGAAVSAMKCGLLPLSPEALCLGEVTYHDYHGILVDEEEKILIQKNLGPRSRVLILRNHGLVTMGETVEEAFYYIHQLVSACEIQVRTLASAGGPDNLVLLDPGKYKKSRSPESPSGEAVTHPKWLIGEQEFEALMRMLDNLGYRTGYPYRCPALRDKAKKYSDVEIPASVTGYSFGSDGDSGSCSPLRHSFQKQQREKTKWLNSGRADDAPDEGQNGGSPKSKTKWTKEDGLRTATSAVPNLFVPLNTDPKEVQEMRNKIREQNLQDIKTAGPQSQVLCGGMVDRSMAQRLSVYKDAPLSDCAETIDGFDLSEQAFSPAKTYSVRKGELITASKAIIEKEYQPRVIISTAGPNPFNKLTDRELDEYRKEVERKQKDAEEGEITFPDVPVTSARAEDAAGDVQVLPAEVLEENTMVCQDLLVDQLPVIEVSTLEVERVDVSLEEPNKPESPHREFHTAVVRALNTNSSVLPSNSDQPEELAEQKDTIPDHSLARTPPSTPNRQEESQQEQTYKDDSDAATFKQTLPDLTPDEPSEALCFPASAKPNEEQPASGDEDLPKAHTETSHEEIKGLEPQNVESLPATPVAQDAVQADTTAADSAQQQADAAQAEVAPADAAQADAGSDESPGKSPSKKKKKFRTPSFLKKNKKKSES, encoded by the exons ATGAACGGTGATGCGGATGCAGGGGTGGTGACCTCGCCACCCCCAACAAATGCTCCACACAAAGAGAAGTATTTTGACCGGGTGGATGAGAATAACCCAGAGTACCTGAGAGAACGCAATATGGCACCAGACCTTCGCCAGGACTTCAACATGATGGAGCAGAAGAAGAGGGTTTCCATGATTCTTCAGAGTCCG GCCTTTTGCGACGAACTGGAAACTATGATCCAAGACCaacttaaaaaaggaaaaaacccCACTGGGTTATTGGCACTACAGCAAATAGCAGACTTCATGACTACAAGCGTACCGAGTGTTTACCCATCAGCCCCTCAAGGAGGAATGGCTGCATTAAACCTAA GCTTGGGAATGGTAACTCCTGTGAATGATCTAAGAGGATCTGACTCTATTGCTTATGAAAAGGGAGAGAAGTTGCTTCGGTGTAAATTGGCCGCATTTTATCGATTAGCAGATTTGTTTGGATGGTCCCAGTTGATCTACAATCACATTACT GTCAGAGTGAGTTCAGAACAAGAACACTTCCTGATTGTCCCCTTTGGTCTCCTCTACAGTGAAGTTACAGCTTCTAGTCTG GTTAAAATCAATCTGCAAGGTGATCTGATTGATCGTGGCAGCACAAACCTGGGAGTGAATAAAGCTGGATTCACATTGCATTCTGCGATTTATGCTGCTCGACCTGATGTGAAATGCATTGTCCATATCCACACCGCTGCTGGGGCCGCA GTGTCTGCAATGAAATGTGGCTTGTTGCCTCTGTCTCCGGAAGCCCTGTGTTTAGGAGAAGTGACTTATCACGACTATCATGGCATACTGGTTGACGAAGAAGAGAAAATATTAATACAGAAGAACTTGGGTCCTAGAAGCCGA GTACTTATTCTCCGAAATCATGGACTGGTAACTATGGGAGAGACCGTTGAAGAGGCTTTTTATTATATACACCAGCTCGTGTCTGCTTGCGAGATTCAG GTACGCACCCTGGCCAGTGCCGGGGGTCCAGATAACTTGGTACTACTAGACCCTGGAAAATACAAAAAGTCCCGTTCACCTGAGTCACCATCTGGAGAAGCGGTTACACACCCAAAATGGCTCATTGGGGAGCAGGAGTTTGAAGCCCTCATGCGAATGCTGGATAACCTG GGATATAGAACCGGCTACCCCTATCGATGCCCTGCCCTGCGAGACAAGGCCAAAAAGTACAGTGACGTAGAGATCCCCGCCAGTGTCACTGGCTACTCCTTTGGCAGTGACGGTGACTCGGGCTCGTGTTCCCCTCTCAGACACAGTTTTCAGAAACAGCAGCGCGAGAAGACAAAGTGGCTGAACTCTGGTAGAGCAGATGACGCCCCAGATGAAGGGCAGAACGGAGGCAGCCCCAAGTCGAAGACTAAG TGGACTAAGGAGGACGGGCTTAGAACGGCCACCTCTGCTGTCCCTAACCTGTTTGTTCCATTGAACACAGACCCCAAGGAAGTACAAGAAATGAGGAACAAG ATAAGGGAACAGAACTTACAAGACATTAAGACTGCCGGTCCCCAGTCCCAGGTCCTGTGTGGGGGCATGGTGGACAGGAGCATGGCGCAG AGACTGTCTGTGTATAAG GATGCACCTCTGTCAGACTGTGCGGAAACTATTGATGGGTTCGATCTGTCAGAGCAGGCCTTTAGTCCAGCTAAAACCTACTCAGTTAGAAAG GGAGAACTGATTACGGCTTCCAAGGCCATCATTGAGAAGGAGTACCAGCCACGCGTTATTATCAGCACAGCCGGCCCCAACCCCTTCAACAAGCTGACAGACCGAGAGCTGGATGAGTATCGCAAGGAAGTGGAGCGCAAGCAGAAGGATGCTGAAG AGGGTGAAATTACGTTTCCGGATGTTCCAGTGACCTCTGCAAGAGCAGAAGATGCAGCAGGTGATGTACAGGTTCTCCCAGCAGAAGTCTTGGAAGAGAACACCATGGTTTGTCAGGACCTATTGGTAGACCAGTTACCAGTGATAGAGGTGTCTACTCTAGAAGTGGAAAGAGTGGACGTTTCTCTGGAAGAGCCAAATAAACCGGAGTCTCCTCACAGAGAGTTTCACACAGCCGTCGTCCGAGCCCTTAACACCAACTCCAGTGTCTTGCCTAGTAATTCAG ATCAGCCAGAAGAGTTGGCAGAACAGAAGGACACTATTCCTGACCACTCTTTAGCCCGTACACCTCCCAGTACCCCCAACAGACAAGAAG AATCTCAGCAGGAGCAGACTTACAAAGATGACAGTGATGCTGCAACCTTCAAGCAGACTCTTCCAGACCTGACCCCGGATGAACCATCTGAAGCCCTCTGCTTCCCAGCGTCTGCAAAACCAAATGAAGAACAACCGGCTTCTGGTGATGAAGACCTCCCAAAGGCCCATACAGAAACCTCTCATGAAGAAATTAAAGGACTTGAACCACAGAACGTTGAGTCTCTTCCTGCCACGCCGGTAGCCCAGGATGCCGTGCAGGCGGATACGACTGCGGCAGACTCGGCACAACAACAGGCGGACGCTGCGCAGGCAGAGGTGGCACCGGCAGACGCGGCACAGGCAGACGCTGGCAGCGACGAGTCTCCTGGAAAATCCCCCtccaaaaagaagaagaaattccGTACCCCTTCCTTCCTGAAGAAGAACAAAAAGAAGAGCGAGTCGTAA